In the genome of Drosophila pseudoobscura strain MV-25-SWS-2005 chromosome 3, UCI_Dpse_MV25, whole genome shotgun sequence, one region contains:
- the Nt5c gene encoding 5'-nucleotidase domain-containing protein 3 isoform X1 — MCTAAGPIFSAILRQNVHLRNVYAVRSISEPRSQSQCRGLSTDSGAAVTRASPGATGAPNSVATALAQFSNPKTVSDFQELYKSTKKKFQSKKLPVDVHPDAVFACNELDLSEVQVYGFDYDYTLACYKPILEDLLYNLAREMLVKRFRYPEDILDLEYEPNFAVRGLHYDVEKGLLVKLDSFLQLQLGSVYRGRTKLGADEVLKLYHNRLLPIAYVEGPNNSYRHNTNSKMVQLADLFSVPEMCLLCNIIEYFERNRIDYNPEIVFHDTRTAMGSCHPIMHGKVMVNTAKYIERNPKLVKFFEKLQNAGKNLFLVTNSPFSFVNCGMTFLVGANWRDFFDVVIVQARKPKFFTDESRPIRLFDEKTRSHLWDRVSKLEKGKIYYEGSVRQLQELKGWRGHSVLYFGDHPYSDLADVTLKHSWRTGAIISELAHEIKTLNREDFKMSANWLQMLTQLIEDTQDDESEPAQACLREWMEERDQLRNKTKNVFNEQFGSVFRTYHNPTYFSRRLFRFADIYTSDITNLLKFSTTHTFYPRRGVMPHEYASHFI; from the exons ATGTGTACTGCAGCTGGTCCAATATTCAGCGCCATATTGAGACAAAATGTGCACCTGCGTAACGTGTACGCGGTCAGGTCGATATCAGAACCGAGATCCCAATCACAATGCCGCGGACTGAGCACGGATTCTGGAGCAGCCGTTACAAGGGCTTCTCCTGGAGCGACAGGAGCTCCAAACAGTGTAGCCACAGCTCTAGCTCAATTTTCGAATCCCAAAACAGTGAGTGATTTCCAAGAGCTCTacaaatccacaaaaaagaaGTTTCAAT CCAAAAAGCTACCCGTGGACGTGCATCCAGATGCTGTGTTCGCCTGCAACGAGCTCGATCTCAGCGAGGTGCAGGTGTATGGCTTCGACTATGACTACACCCTGGCCTGCTACAAGCCCATTTTGGAGGACCTCCTATACAATTTGGCGCGAGAAATGCTGGTGAAGCGTTTCAGATACCCCGAAGATATTCTGGATCTGGAATACGAGCCGAACTTCGCTGTGCGTGGCCTGCACTATGATGTGGAGAAGGGATTGTTGGTCAAGTTGGACTCAttcctgcagctgcaactaGGCTCCGTCTACCGGGGGCGAACAAAGCTCGGGGCCGACGAGGTGCTCAAGCTATATCACAACCGGCTGCTGCCCATTGCCTATGTTGAAGGACCGAATAACAGCTACCGG CACAATACCAACTCGAAAATGGTTCAGTTGGCGGATCTGTTTTCTGTACCAGAAATGTGCCTCCTGTGCAATATAATCGAATATTTCGAACGGAATCGCATCGACTACAACCCGGAGATCGTTTTCCATGACACAAGAACGGCCATGGGCTCCTGCCATCCCATCATGCACGGCAAAGTGATGGTAAACACCGCCAAGTATATTGAACGCAATCCCAAGCTGGTCAAGTTCTTTGAGAAATTGCAGAATGCGGGAAAGAATCTCTTTTTGGTCACCAACAGTCCGTTCTCCTTTGT GAACTGCGGCATGACGTTTCTGGTGGGCGCTAATTGGAGAGATTTCTTTGATGTGGTTATCGTACAGGCGCGCAAGCCAAAGTTCTTCACCGATGAATCTCGGCCCATTCGGCTCTTTGATGAGAAGACGAGATCCCACCTCTGGGATCGGGTCTCTAAGTTGGAGAAGGGAAAAATATACTACGAGGGATCCGTGCGACAGCTGCAGGAATTAAAGGGCTGGCGCGGTCATTCGGTGCTTTATTTTGGCGATCATCCATACAGTGACCTGGCTGATGTCACGCTGAAGCACAGCTGGCGGACAGGGGCAATCATCAGTGAGCTAGCG CATGAAATTAAGACCCTTAACCGAGAGGACTTTAAGATGAGCGCCAACTGGCTGCAGATGCTGACGCAGCTCATCGAGGACACACAGGACGACGAGAGTGAGCCAGCCCAGGCTTGCCTGCGCGAATGGATGGAGGAGCGGGATCAGTTGCG TAACAAGACGAAGAATGTTTTCAACGAGCAGTTCGGGAGTGTTTTCCGCACGTATCACAACCCAACTTACTTCTCGAGGCGGCTTTTCCGCTTTGCGGACATCTACACCAGTGACATAACCAACTTGCTCAAGTTCTCGACCACACATACGTTTTATCCGCGGCGTGGAGTGATGCCGCACGAATATGCCTCGCACTTTATTTAG
- the Nt5c gene encoding 5'-nucleotidase domain-containing protein 3 isoform X2, which produces MPRTEHGFWSSRYKGFSWSDRSSKQCSHSSSSIFESQNTKKLPVDVHPDAVFACNELDLSEVQVYGFDYDYTLACYKPILEDLLYNLAREMLVKRFRYPEDILDLEYEPNFAVRGLHYDVEKGLLVKLDSFLQLQLGSVYRGRTKLGADEVLKLYHNRLLPIAYVEGPNNSYRHNTNSKMVQLADLFSVPEMCLLCNIIEYFERNRIDYNPEIVFHDTRTAMGSCHPIMHGKVMVNTAKYIERNPKLVKFFEKLQNAGKNLFLVTNSPFSFVNCGMTFLVGANWRDFFDVVIVQARKPKFFTDESRPIRLFDEKTRSHLWDRVSKLEKGKIYYEGSVRQLQELKGWRGHSVLYFGDHPYSDLADVTLKHSWRTGAIISELAHEIKTLNREDFKMSANWLQMLTQLIEDTQDDESEPAQACLREWMEERDQLRNKTKNVFNEQFGSVFRTYHNPTYFSRRLFRFADIYTSDITNLLKFSTTHTFYPRRGVMPHEYASHFI; this is translated from the exons ATGCCGCGGACTGAGCACGGATTCTGGAGCAGCCGTTACAAGGGCTTCTCCTGGAGCGACAGGAGCTCCAAACAGTGTAGCCACAGCTCTAGCTCAATTTTCGAATCCCAAAACA CCAAAAAGCTACCCGTGGACGTGCATCCAGATGCTGTGTTCGCCTGCAACGAGCTCGATCTCAGCGAGGTGCAGGTGTATGGCTTCGACTATGACTACACCCTGGCCTGCTACAAGCCCATTTTGGAGGACCTCCTATACAATTTGGCGCGAGAAATGCTGGTGAAGCGTTTCAGATACCCCGAAGATATTCTGGATCTGGAATACGAGCCGAACTTCGCTGTGCGTGGCCTGCACTATGATGTGGAGAAGGGATTGTTGGTCAAGTTGGACTCAttcctgcagctgcaactaGGCTCCGTCTACCGGGGGCGAACAAAGCTCGGGGCCGACGAGGTGCTCAAGCTATATCACAACCGGCTGCTGCCCATTGCCTATGTTGAAGGACCGAATAACAGCTACCGG CACAATACCAACTCGAAAATGGTTCAGTTGGCGGATCTGTTTTCTGTACCAGAAATGTGCCTCCTGTGCAATATAATCGAATATTTCGAACGGAATCGCATCGACTACAACCCGGAGATCGTTTTCCATGACACAAGAACGGCCATGGGCTCCTGCCATCCCATCATGCACGGCAAAGTGATGGTAAACACCGCCAAGTATATTGAACGCAATCCCAAGCTGGTCAAGTTCTTTGAGAAATTGCAGAATGCGGGAAAGAATCTCTTTTTGGTCACCAACAGTCCGTTCTCCTTTGT GAACTGCGGCATGACGTTTCTGGTGGGCGCTAATTGGAGAGATTTCTTTGATGTGGTTATCGTACAGGCGCGCAAGCCAAAGTTCTTCACCGATGAATCTCGGCCCATTCGGCTCTTTGATGAGAAGACGAGATCCCACCTCTGGGATCGGGTCTCTAAGTTGGAGAAGGGAAAAATATACTACGAGGGATCCGTGCGACAGCTGCAGGAATTAAAGGGCTGGCGCGGTCATTCGGTGCTTTATTTTGGCGATCATCCATACAGTGACCTGGCTGATGTCACGCTGAAGCACAGCTGGCGGACAGGGGCAATCATCAGTGAGCTAGCG CATGAAATTAAGACCCTTAACCGAGAGGACTTTAAGATGAGCGCCAACTGGCTGCAGATGCTGACGCAGCTCATCGAGGACACACAGGACGACGAGAGTGAGCCAGCCCAGGCTTGCCTGCGCGAATGGATGGAGGAGCGGGATCAGTTGCG TAACAAGACGAAGAATGTTTTCAACGAGCAGTTCGGGAGTGTTTTCCGCACGTATCACAACCCAACTTACTTCTCGAGGCGGCTTTTCCGCTTTGCGGACATCTACACCAGTGACATAACCAACTTGCTCAAGTTCTCGACCACACATACGTTTTATCCGCGGCGTGGAGTGATGCCGCACGAATATGCCTCGCACTTTATTTAG